The nucleotide sequence GCCATGAGGATCGTCGTCGCGACCGACTCGGGGGCGATCCACCGAGACGGGTCGTACTCCTTGCCCTCCTGCTGGTGGACCTTCGCCTGCATGGGGCTGGCCGTGCGCCCGGGGTACACCGTGGTGACCCGGACCCCGTTCCCGTGCTCCTCCCACCGCAGGGAGTCCGCCAGCGCCTTGAGCCCGTGCTTGGACGCGGCGTAAGCGGACCAGTCCGCGTGCGCGTTGAGCCCCGCGCCGGAGTTGACGAACACCACGTGTCCGCGGGCGACCCGGAGTTGGGGCAGGAGATGGCGGGTCAGCTCGGCGGGGGCGATGAGGTTGACGTTGAGCTGGTGGCGCCAGGCCTTGGGCGTCAGCTCGCCGACCGGGCCGAGGTCGACCACTCCCGCGATGTGCAGCAGCGAGTCCACTCGGTCGGGCAGGCTCTGGTGGGAGAAGGCCCAGGAGATCTTGTCCGGGTCCGCCAGATCGCCGACCAGCGTCTTCGCCCCCGGGAACTCCGCCGCCAGCTCCTTCGCCCGTCCCGCGTCGCGCGCGTGCAGCACAAGGTCGTCCCCGCGCTCGTGCAGCCGTCGGGCGACGGCCGCGCCGATGCCGGAACCCGCTCCGGTGATCACATGAGTAGCCATGCCGTCATGCTCGCATCACCGGAGCGGGACGGAGAACGGCTCAGGCGACGCCCCGGCTCTCCTCCAGGTAGGCCATCGCCCCCACCGGCTCCTCCGCGAAGAAGACCAGGTCGGTGAGCGGGCGGGGCAGGAAGCCCTCGTCGTCCATGCGCCGGAACTGTTCCTTCAGGCCGTCGTAGAAACCCGCGCTGTTGAGGAGCACGACCGGCATCTCGGTGTGGCCGTGCTTCTTCAGCTCCAGGATCTCGGTCGCCTCGTCGAGTGTGCCGGTCCCGCCGACCATGATGACGACCGCGTCGGCCTTCTGCAGGAGCAGCCGCTTCCTCTCGGCGAGGTCTCGCGCGACCACCATCTCGTCGGTGCCCGGCCGCGCCTTGGCCGCCAGGAACTCGACCGAGACGCCCAGCAGTCTGCCGCCCGCCTCCTGCACGCCGTCGGCGACCACCTTCATCAGCCCGACGTCCGAACCGCCCCACACCAGGGTGTGCCCGCCCTTGCCGATCAGCTCGGCGAACTCCTTCGCGGGGCGCGTGTAACGGTCGGCGAGGTCGGCGGCGGAGAGGAAGACGCAGATGTTCATGCGTCCACGTTAGGGGGCGGCACCGGCATCGGAGCCGCCTTCCCCACCGGCTTCCTCCGCCACGGTCAGGCGGATCTTCGACTGGCGGTGCGGCAGGTCCTCCCAGTCGTCCATGAGGCGGGCGGACAGGCCGTATCGCCGGGCAAGTTCGACGAGGGTGTCGGTGCGGTAGTAGAAGTCCTCGTGGAGCACCTGGTGTTCCCTGCCCTCGGTGCGGCCGAAGGTGAAGTCGAAGAAGCCGCCTGGGGCGAGGACGCGGCCGACGTGTGCGAGGCACTGCTCGATGACGTGCGGCGGGGAGTGGGAGAACACGCTGTGCGCGTGGACGACGTCGAAGTGGCCGGCGGGCAGGAAGGAGAAGGTGAGGTCGGCGACGAGCGCCAGGTGAGGCAGTTTGGATTGCAGACCCTCTCGCGCGAGGGTGCGCTGGGCCTCCATGAGGATGGCCGGCGAGATGTCGATCCCGTAGTAGTTCCCGGCGTCCAGGTGGCCGATGAACAGGCGCCCGGCCCGCAGGTTCCCGCAACCGATCTCCAGCATCCGGTGCCGGGGCTCCAGACCGTGCCGCAGAAGGTAGTCGAACTGCATCCGGCCGACGCGTTCCCACTTCTCGACGGACGGGTTGTGCCCGACGGCGGCCTCCGGGCTGCGTGCCGTGTCGGCGGCCATGACGGCCCGGTAGAACTCGATGTGATCGCGATGCCGCAGCCGCAGCCAGGTGTCCCGCGCCACCCGGTGGGCGTGCGCGGGCACGCGGTGGGGGTGGCGCAGGGCGTACCGAGCCCGGTGGGTGAGGCTCCGGCGGTTCCTGGACGGGTCCCGGGACGGATCCCGTGACGATTCGCGTGCCGGATCCCGTGACGTGTCCGAGGACGAGTCGTGTGACGTGTCCGGGGACGGGCTTCCCGCCTGCCCTGCCGGATCTGTGGCTGCCATGGTGACCTCCTACCGCCCCCCTGCGGCCCGCCGGGGCTCCCAGGAAAGCTGGGGAGCTCACCAAGCAGCCTGCTCCGCGCACGCGGAGACGGCTACCCGGGGAGGGACGATCGTGGCCGGAGGCCCTACTCGACGCCCGCCCGCGCGCGCGTGGTGGACGCGATCGTCGCCGACCCCACGACACGCGTGTCGTCGTACAGCACGATCGCCTGGCCGGGGGCCACTCCGCGGACGGGCTCCGTGAACGTGACCTCCAGGGTGCCGTCGACCAGCTCGGCGCGGACCTCCGTCTCGCCGCCGTGCGCGCGGAGCTGGGCGGTGTAGGTGCCGGGCCCGGTGGGGGCCGCGCCGCACCAGCGGGGCCTGATCGCGGTCAGGGCGTCCACGTCGAGCGCGGCGGCCGGGCCGACCGTCACCGTGTTGTTCACCGGCGAGATGTCGAGGACGTAGCGCGGCTTGCCGTCGGGGGCCGGGGTGCCGATGCGAAGGCCCTTGCGCTGGCCGATGGTGTAGCCGTACGCGCCCTCGTGGGTGCCCAGGACGTTGCCGGACTCGTCGACGATGTCGCCCTCGGAGCGGCCCAGCCGGTGGGCGAGAAAGCCCTGGGTGTCGCCGTCGGCGATGAAGCAGATGTCGTGGGAGTCGGGCTTCTTGGCGACCGCGAGGCCCCGGCGCTCGGCCTCGGCGCGGATCTCGTCCTTGGTGGTGACGGTGTCGCCGAGGGGGAACAGGGCATGGGCGAGCTGCCTGTCGTCGAGCACGCCGAGGACGTACGACTGGTCCTTGGCCATGTCGGAGGCGCGGTGCAGCTCTCGGGTGCCGTCCTCGCGCACGATCACCTGGGCGTAGTGGCCCGTGCAGACGGCGTCGAAGCCCAGGGCGAGGGCCTTGTCGAGCAGGGCCGCGAACTTGATCTTCTCGTTGCAGCGCAGGCAGGGGTTCGGGGTGCGGCCGGCCTCGTACTCGGCGACGAAGTCCTCGACGACGTCCTCGCGGAAGCGCTCGGCGAGGTCCCACACGTAGAAGGGGATGCCGATGACGTCGGCGGCGCGGCGCGCGTCCCGTGAGTCCTCGATCGTGCAGCAGCCGCGCGCGCCGGTGCGGAACGACTGCGGGTTCGCGGAGAGCGCCAGGTGGACGCCCGTCACGTCGTGCCCGGCTTCCGCCGCGCGGGCGGCGGCCACGGCGGAATCGACCCCGCCGGACATGGCGGCGAGGACACGGAGGGGGCGGGAGCGCTGCGAGATCTCAGTCATAACCCTTCAAGGGTAAGGGGCGCCGGGAACCGGAGCCCGCGAGTATCCGTTGACGATCTCGTGGGAACGAGACGGGCTTCCAAGAACGGTTCCGGGGACAGCGGCGCCGGCGCCTCCGGCGGCAAGGACGCGGGCCGGCGCGTCGGACGCCGGGCGCTGCTCATCGGCACGGCCGCGGCCGCCGTCGGTACGGCCGTCGTGGCCAAGGACGAGCTGAAGCGCGCGTGGTGGCGGGTGCCCGGTGTCACGAAGCCGCGCAAGGAGGGCGAGGTCGACTACACGGGCGCGAAGTGGGTCTCGGCGTCGGACGCGAACTGGCGAATGGCGGACCGGCCGGACGACTTCGGCATAGACATGGTGATCATCCATGTCACGCAGGGCAGTTTCGACAGCGCCGTGAAGGTCTTCCAGGACCCGGAGCACGGCGCGGCAGCGCACTACATCGTCCGCAAGGACGGCCACGTCACACAGATGATCCGCGAGCTGGACGTGGCGTACCACGCGGGCAACCGCGACTACAACGAGCGCAGTGTCGGCATCGAGCACGAGGGCTTCGTCGAGCGCCCCGAGGACTTCACCGCCGAGATGTACGAGGCCTCCGCGCGGCTGACGGCCCGTATCTGCGCGCGGTACGACATCCCCCTCGACCGCGAGCACATCCTCGGCCACGTCGAGGTCCCGGGGACGGACCACACCGACCCCGGCGAGGACTGGGACTGGGACCGCTACATGAAGCTGGTGCGCGCGGCGGCCGCCGCCCGGACGTCGACGCCCGCCTGAACCGGACATCCGCGCACGGCCGGTTCCGGTGACCGAGAGCCGTCGCGCCGACGGGCGGGGACAGCCGGGTCACAGGGGTGCGAAGGGGCCGGGACAGCGTCGGCACAGATCAGTGGCGATGTGGCGCGCATCACATCCGCACGGCACGGCCGACGCTTCCCGCCCTGCGGCCGTCCGATACGTCCCTCGCCCCGGACTCCACCTGCGGCGGCCTCAACTCAGCGTTGCTTCAGGAGAGTTGGGCGAGCGAGACGCTCACGGCGGTCTCACAGCCCGCTCGGTCGGCTCCTAACTTCACCCCAGTACTTACACAGCCCTCAGGTCAAACATCCCGGCTCATGACGAACAACACGGAGCCGACCTCCGGCACGGGCAGGCACCCCAAGAGCGAGCACCGCAAGGGCAGGGGGCTGCACCGCCGCAAGTTCCTCGGCGGCATGGCGGGGGCCGGGCTGGCGGCCGTCGCGGTGGCCGGTACGGCCTTCTCCCTGCTGACCGACGCGAAGGGCAACAAGGCGGGCGCCGCGACCAACACCGCCTCGCTGAACGTCCCGGACCTCCTGGAGGGCACCACCTCCGACGGCACGACCACGTTCACGCTGACCGCCCAGACCGGCACCCACGAGATCCTCAGCGGTGTCAGCAGCGACACCGCCGGCTACAACGGGTCGTACCTCGGCCCCACCATGAAGTGGACCACCGGCTCCACGGTCCTGCTGAACATCACCAACGACCTCGACGCCGACACCAGCGTCCACTTCCACGGCGCGCACATCCCGCCCGACATGGACGGCGGCCCGCAGAACGCCTTCGCCGCCGGGGAGACCTGGTCCCCCACCTTCGAGATCCTCGACGAGGCCAAGACGCTCTGGTACCACCCGCACGCGCTCGGCACCACGGCCGAACAGGTCGTGCACGGTCTGGCCGGTCTGATCATCGTGGAGGACGAGACCGACGCGTCCGCCGCGCTGCCGAGCGAGTACGGCGTCGACGACATCCCGATCGTCCTGCAGTGCCTGGCCACCGACGCCGCGGGCGACATCAAGTACGACCTGAACGGCTATCTGCGCAACACCCTCAGCTTCCCGGTGCTGTGCAACGGCACGAACGTCGACGACACCACGTTGACGTTCACCGCGGCCAAGACCCGCACCCGGTTCCGGGTGCTCAACGCCTCACCGTCCGACATCATCACCGTCCAGCGCGGCGACGGCGGCACGCTCACCCAGGTCGCCACCGAGCAGGGCTATCTCACCGAGGCCACCGAGGTGAAGACCATCCGGCTGGTGGCGGGCGGACGCGCCGAGTTCGTCATGGACCTCAGCGACGCGGTCACGCTGCAGGCCGTCATCACCACCGGATGGGTCCGTGGCGGCAGCGGTACGTACGACTTCCTCACCGTCACCCCGGACGCCTCGGACAGCCCCGACGACCTGCCGTCCTCGCTCAACACGATCGAGCGGTACGACACGTCGAGCTTCACCGCCCGCGAGATCACCCTCGACCAGGACGGCCTGGAGATGGCGATCAACGGGGCGGTCGGCACCACCATGGACTCCATGGCGACGATCATGACGACGCTCGGTTCCAAGGAGATCTGGACGATCACCAACAGCACGATGCTGGAGCACTCGTTCCATCTGCACGACGTGCCGTTCCAGCTGATCGAGATCAACGGCGAGGAACCGACCGGCGTCGATCTCGGCTGGTTCGACACCTACGAGGTGGTCGGCGGCGGCTCCATCAAGATCGCCATGGAGTTCACCGACTTCGCGGACGACACGTACATGTACATGCTCCACTGCCACCTCCTCCAGCACGAGGACGAGGGCATGATGGCCGCCCTCATGGTGATGGAGAGCTAGGGCCCTGGCCCGGGGAGCCCCAGGACGACGGCGGGTCGCGTATCCGCGGACTCGGTGACCGCGGCCCCGCCGTCAACTCACGTGCCGGGCATGGTTCTTCAGCTGAGGCCCGCGTCGCGGGCGCGTTCCACCACCGGGCCGATCGCCTTGGCGACCGCCTCCACGTCCGCCTCCGTGGAGGTGTGGCCGAGGGAGAAGCGGAGGGTGCCGCGGGCCAGGTCGGGGTCGGTGCCGGTGGCGAGGAGGACGTGGCTGGGCTGGGCGACGCCGGCGGTGCAGGCGGAACCCGTGGAGCACTCGATGCCCTGGGCGTCGAGCAGCAGGAGCAGGGAGTCGCCCTCGCAGCCGGGGAACGTGAAGTGCGCGTTGGCCGGGAGACGTCCCGCCGGGGCCGGGTCACCGCCCAGGATCGCGTCCGGCACCGCCGCACGGACCGCCTCGACCAGGGCGTCGCGCAGGGCGCCGATCTCCCGGGCGAACCACTCGTGCTGCTCGGCGGCGAGCCGGCCGGCGACCGCGAAGGAAGCGATCGCCGGGACGTCGAGCGTGCCGGAGCGGACGTGGCGTTCCTGGCCGCCGCCGTGCAGGACGGGCACGGGGCTGTACTCGCGGCCCAGCAGCAGCGCGCCGACGCCGTACGGGCCGCCGATCTTGTGGCCGGAGACGGTCATGGCGGCGAGGCCGGAGGCGCCGAAGTCGACCGGAACCTGACCGAAGGCCTGCACCGCGTCGGCATGCAGCGGGACGCCGAACTCCTGTGCCACGTCGGCGAGTTCGCGGACCGGCAGGATCGTGCCGATCTCGTTGTTGGCCCACATCACGGTGGCCAGGGCGACGTCGTCGGGGTTGCGGGCGATGGCCTCACGGAGAGTGTCCGGGTGGACCCTGCCGTACGGGTCGACCGGGAGGTATTCGACGGTGGCGCCCTCGTGTTCGCCGAGCCAGTGGACGGCGTCGAGGACCGCGTGGTGCTCGACGGGGCTGGCGAGGACGCGGGTGCGGGCCGGGTCGGAGTCGCGGCGGGACCAGTACAGGCCCTTCACGGCGAGGTTGTCGGCCTCGGTGCCGCCGGAGGTGAAGACCACCTCGCTGGGGCGGGCTCCGAGGGCTTCGGCGAGGGTTTCACGGGCCTCCTCGACGGTGCGCCGCGCTCGGCGGCCGGAGGCGTGCAGCGAGGAGGCGTTGCCGGTGACGCTCAGCTGGGCGGTCAGGGCCTGCGCCGCCTCGGGGAGCATCGGGGTGGTCGCCGCGTGGTCGAGGTAAGCCATGGTGACCCGATTCTACGGGCCGTGTTCCGGTGACCTCGGCGGGTGTGCTCGTACATGGCCGTAACGCGCCCGCTGCTGTCGGCTGTCGGCTGTGCCCGCCCTCCCTCACTCCGGCTCAGAAGCTCCAGGACACCGAGTTCGTCGTCTGCATCAGGGTCGCCAGGACCACGAGGTCGGCGACGCCCAGGCCCAGGCCCAGGAAGGCGCGGCCCCGGCGGGTGGTGCCGCGCTTCAGAGCGACCGCGGCCAGGACGATGGCGATGGGGCCGAGGAAGAGGTTGAGGACGAGGAGGCCGAGCAGGCCGAGGATGAAGGAGGCGACGGCCATGCCGTCGGCGTCCCGGCCTCGGGTGCGGGTGCGGGTGGCGGTCGTTCCGGTCTGCTGACGTGCGGCGGTGAGTTGCATGGTCGGTCTGCTCCAAACGGGCTTTCGGGGGAGGTCGTTCGGCGGGGGGCAGTCGGTAAGAAGTCGGTCGGCAAGGGTCAGTCGGTGATGCGGCCGCTGCGGGCGTGGCGCTCGCGGTACGCGAAGACCGCCAGCCACAGGGCGATGCCGGCCGCCAGGGCGGACGAGACCGCCAGCGGCACGTGGGCGACGGTGCCCAGGACGACACCCAGCAACAGGAGTGCGGCGACGAGGAACAACATGGCGGATTCACCTCTCGTTTCGGTACGTCGTTTCAGTGCGTCGTTTCGGATCATCGTTTCGGATGGTTCGTCACAGATCGTTCGTCACGACTCGTACGTTACGGCTGGGTGAACGGTTGTGGTTACAACTGTTCACTGACTGCCAAGTCTAGCGCGTCGCCCGGCTTTGCAATTACGGAGAACAGTTGTTAACTGCATGGCATGAGTCACACTCTCGGCATCCGGCAGGTCCAGAAGCAGCGGACCCGGCAGGCGCTCATGGACGCCGCGCTCGGCCTGCTGGAGGAGCAGAGCCTCAGCAGCCTGGGACTTCGCGAGGTCACCCGGGCCGTGGGCGTCGCCCCCACCGCGTTCTACCGGCACTTCCGGTCGACCGCGGACCTCGGTGTCGCGCTGGTCGAGGAGGTGCTCGGCAGTCTGCACCCGGTCCTCGGGGATCTGATGTCGGCGGTGGGCGACAGCGACGAACTCATCGAGCGCGCCATCGATCTGATCGCCCGCCATGTGGACGCGTACCCCGCACACGTCAGGTTCATCGCGCGCGAGCGTCACAGCGGGGTCCAGCCGGTCAGGGACGCCATCCGGGGGCAACTGGCCCGCTTCACCGAGGAGGTGCGCGGCGAACTGGCCAAGCGGCCGGAGACCGACGGTTGGACCGACGACGACCGGCTGATGCTCGCGGGTCTGTACGTCGATCAGATGCTGATGACCGCCTCACTGTTCCTGGAGGCCCTGGACGAGCCGGAGGAGGACCGCCTGCGGGTGACCCGGCTGGCGAGCCGCCGTATGCGGCTGATCAGCATCGGCTGTCGCCACTGGCTGGACTGAAGCCGCGCATACGCAAGAGGGAGGGCGCGCCCGATCGCCGGGCGCGCCCTCCCTCTTGCCCACCCGCGGGTCAGCCGTCCTTGGACGCCGACGCCGAGGCCTCCTGGCTCGGTGCCCCGCTCGGAGCCTGGCCGCCCTGGCCCGGCTGACCGCCACCGCCGGGGCCGCCGCAGCCGCCACCACCACCGGGGCCGCCGTTCTGGCCGCCACCCCCCGGTGCGCCGCTCGGCGCACCGGACGGCATGCCCGAGGGGGCGCCGGAAGAGGCCTGGCCGTTCGCGGAGGGCCGGCCGGAGGGAGCGGCGCCCGAGGGGGCACCGGACGGGGCGCCCGACGGGGCCTGGCAGCTCTGCTGCCCGGAGTTGCCGTTGTTCGATGTGGACGACGACGAGTCGCTGGAGCCGCACGCCACAAGGAAGAGGGGTGCGGCCGCCAGCAGGACGACGGCGGGGACGAGACGTGCACGCTTCATGAGAGACAGCTCCAAGAACGATGAAGAGTTCGTGGGCGGCATCGAATCAACGCAGCTTGGGGCTCTCTTGGGTTCCCGCTGTGCCAAACCTGTGCGAACGGCAAAGCCATCGCCAACTCACCATGCCTGACCTGGACTTTCACGCCTTTCCCGTAACTCGTCGCTGATACGGGCTCGTGACAGGGAGACGGCGCCGGAAGCACCGACTCACCGGCTCCAGCGGGCGAACCCACCTGCCGGACGCGCCGCGCGAGGGGCGGCCGTTCGCGGCGGCGGTGACGGCCCCCGAAGGGGCCGACGCCTAAGGCCGGTTGGCGGCGTGGCCGGGCCGCAGGCCGCTCAGTCCGACAACCTGACGCGCGCCAGCTGCCGCGACTGCGCGACCAGCCGGTCCGCGCTGTCCCAGACCTCGGCGTCCTCCTCCAGGAAGCCGCCGGCGAGGTTGCGGGTGACGATGGCGACCCGGAGCGGTCCGGGCGCCGGACGGCAGCGGACGTGGACGGTCAGCTCGACCGTCGGGACCCAGCCCGTCATGCCCAGCTCGAACGCGGTCGGCGGCAGCGCGTCCACCGCGAGGAGCAGGGAGAACGGGTCGGCGTCCCGGCCGTCGGCGAGCCCGAACCAGGCCCGCATCTCGCCCTTGCCGGACGGCGCGCCGAGCGCCCAGCCGAGTGTCGCGGGGTCGAGCTTCAGGAGCAGCCGGTCGACGAGCGCGGAGCCGCCGGGGACGGGGCCGGGGGCGTCCTCGGAGCCGAAGCACTGCTCGATCGGCGGGATCGCGGGCGACTTCGCCGTCGTACGGACGTCGTCCGGGAGGGTGTCCAGGTCGCCGTAGGAGGCGAGGACGCGTATCCGCTCCACCTCGCGGCCCTCGTCGTCGTACTGGAAGAGGGAGGCCTGGCCGGTCGACAGGGTCCGTCCGGTGCGGACGACGGCCGTGCGGACGACGGCCGGGCCGGGCCGGGAGGCGGTCAGGTAGTGCGCGGAGATGGTGAACGGATCGTCGTGCGGGAGCGCGTCGGCGAGGGCGCGACCCAGGACGGCGAGGAGATAGCCGCCGTTGACGGCGCCGGTGATGGTCCAGCCGGCGGAGAGGTCGATGTCGTAGACGCCCTCTTCGCGGCGCGTGGCCGTCGTGTCGCGGTCGAACTCGCTGTCGCCGATGATCGCCTGGGATGCCTGAGCCATGGCGGTACCGTACAACAGATAAATACTAAGCGGTAGCTTATGCGTGGCGGTGCAACCCGCCCGTCACCCCTCCTCGACCGCCGCGGACCGCCGGTTCCACGCCCTCGGTGCCCGCCAGTGGTACCGCATCGCCAGCAGCCGCAGCACGAAGGCCGTGATCGCGGCGACGGCCGAGGTGAGCGGGTTCAGAGCGTCCTGGCTGATGCACAGGACGACCATCCCGGCGCCGACCATCGCGGGCACGGCGTACAGGTCGCGGTCCCAGCGCAGCAGCGAGGGCACCTCGTTGGCGAGGACGTCACGGAGCACACCGCCGCCGACCGCCGTGGCGAGGCCGAGAGCGACGGAGGCGGTCAGGCCGAGACCGTACTCGTACGCCTTGGTCGTGCCCGCGACACAGAAGAGGCCGAGGCCGGCCGCGTCGAAGACGTTCACCCCTGTCTGGATGCGCTCCACATGCGGGTGGAGGAAGAAGACCAGGAGGGCGGCGAGCAGCGGGGTGAGGAAGTAGCCGAGGTCGGTGAAGGCGGCCGGCGGTACGGCGCCGATGACCAGGTCCCGGAAGAGTCCGCCGCCGAGCGCGGTCACCTCGGCGAGGACCGCGATGCCGAAGACGTCGAAGTTCTTGCGGACGGCCAGCAGCGCGCCGGAGATGGCGAAGACGAAGATGCCGATCAGGTCGAGCGGGTAGGGAGACACTCGCACATTCTCCCCCGCGAACGTGTGTGCGCCTTACATTGCAAGGCGCACACACGGATGGGGTCAGTCTTTGCTGGGGCCTTCGGGCGCTTCCGCCTTCTGTGGCGCGTCGGACTCGACCGCCTTCGCCACCGCCGCCGACGTCTCCGCCGACTCGGCCAGCACCGCGTCAGGCACCAGCTCGCCCGCCTCCTTCGCGGCCGTCAGCAGGACGACGTCCTGGGGCTGCTGGTCCTCGAAGTTCTCGGGGTGGTGGCAGGCGACCCGCTGCCCGGGCTTCAGCTCGGCGAGGGGCGGCTCGGTGGTCGTGCAGACCTGCGTGGCCTTCCAGCACCGGGTGTGGAAGCGGCACCCGCTCGGCGGCGCTATCGGCGAGGGAACGTCGCCCTTGAGCAGGATCCGCTCGCTCTTGGCGTTCCGGCGCTTGGGGTCCGGGATCGGCACGGCCGAGAGCAGCGCCTTGGTGTACGGGTGCATCGGCGCCGTGTACAGGGAGTCCCGGTCGGCCAGCTCCACGATCTTGCCGAGGTACATCACCGCGATGCGGTCGGAGACGTGGCGGACCACCGACAGGTCGTGCGCGATGATCACGTACGTCAGGCCGAGCTCGTCCTGGAGGTCGTCCATCAGGTTGACGACCTGGGCCTGGATGGACACGTCGAGCGCGGAGACCGGCTCGTCCGCGACGACCATCCGGGGCTTCAGGGCGAGCGCGCGGGCG is from Streptomyces sp. NBC_01314 and encodes:
- a CDS encoding TIGR00730 family Rossman fold protein: MNICVFLSAADLADRYTRPAKEFAELIGKGGHTLVWGGSDVGLMKVVADGVQEAGGRLLGVSVEFLAAKARPGTDEMVVARDLAERKRLLLQKADAVVIMVGGTGTLDEATEILELKKHGHTEMPVVLLNSAGFYDGLKEQFRRMDDEGFLPRPLTDLVFFAEEPVGAMAYLEESRGVA
- a CDS encoding cysteine desulfurase family protein; its protein translation is MAYLDHAATTPMLPEAAQALTAQLSVTGNASSLHASGRRARRTVEEARETLAEALGARPSEVVFTSGGTEADNLAVKGLYWSRRDSDPARTRVLASPVEHHAVLDAVHWLGEHEGATVEYLPVDPYGRVHPDTLREAIARNPDDVALATVMWANNEIGTILPVRELADVAQEFGVPLHADAVQAFGQVPVDFGASGLAAMTVSGHKIGGPYGVGALLLGREYSPVPVLHGGGQERHVRSGTLDVPAIASFAVAGRLAAEQHEWFAREIGALRDALVEAVRAAVPDAILGGDPAPAGRLPANAHFTFPGCEGDSLLLLLDAQGIECSTGSACTAGVAQPSHVLLATGTDPDLARGTLRFSLGHTSTEADVEAVAKAIGPVVERARDAGLS
- a CDS encoding class I SAM-dependent methyltransferase; amino-acid sequence: MAATDPAGQAGSPSPDTSHDSSSDTSRDPARESSRDPSRDPSRNRRSLTHRARYALRHPHRVPAHAHRVARDTWLRLRHRDHIEFYRAVMAADTARSPEAAVGHNPSVEKWERVGRMQFDYLLRHGLEPRHRMLEIGCGNLRAGRLFIGHLDAGNYYGIDISPAILMEAQRTLAREGLQSKLPHLALVADLTFSFLPAGHFDVVHAHSVFSHSPPHVIEQCLAHVGRVLAPGGFFDFTFGRTEGREHQVLHEDFYYRTDTLVELARRYGLSARLMDDWEDLPHRQSKIRLTVAEEAGGEGGSDAGAAP
- the mnmA gene encoding tRNA 2-thiouridine(34) synthase MnmA, which encodes MTEISQRSRPLRVLAAMSGGVDSAVAAARAAEAGHDVTGVHLALSANPQSFRTGARGCCTIEDSRDARRAADVIGIPFYVWDLAERFREDVVEDFVAEYEAGRTPNPCLRCNEKIKFAALLDKALALGFDAVCTGHYAQVIVREDGTRELHRASDMAKDQSYVLGVLDDRQLAHALFPLGDTVTTKDEIRAEAERRGLAVAKKPDSHDICFIADGDTQGFLAHRLGRSEGDIVDESGNVLGTHEGAYGYTIGQRKGLRIGTPAPDGKPRYVLDISPVNNTVTVGPAAALDVDALTAIRPRWCGAAPTGPGTYTAQLRAHGGETEVRAELVDGTLEVTFTEPVRGVAPGQAIVLYDDTRVVGSATIASTTRARAGVE
- a CDS encoding TetR family transcriptional regulator, with product MSHTLGIRQVQKQRTRQALMDAALGLLEEQSLSSLGLREVTRAVGVAPTAFYRHFRSTADLGVALVEEVLGSLHPVLGDLMSAVGDSDELIERAIDLIARHVDAYPAHVRFIARERHSGVQPVRDAIRGQLARFTEEVRGELAKRPETDGWTDDDRLMLAGLYVDQMLMTASLFLEALDEPEEDRLRVTRLASRRMRLISIGCRHWLD
- a CDS encoding DUF4190 domain-containing protein, which produces MQLTAARQQTGTTATRTRTRGRDADGMAVASFILGLLGLLVLNLFLGPIAIVLAAVALKRGTTRRGRAFLGLGLGVADLVVLATLMQTTNSVSWSF
- a CDS encoding SDR family oxidoreductase, with protein sequence MATHVITGAGSGIGAAVARRLHERGDDLVLHARDAGRAKELAAEFPGAKTLVGDLADPDKISWAFSHQSLPDRVDSLLHIAGVVDLGPVGELTPKAWRHQLNVNLIAPAELTRHLLPQLRVARGHVVFVNSGAGLNAHADWSAYAASKHGLKALADSLRWEEHGNGVRVTTVYPGRTASPMQAKVHQQEGKEYDPSRWIAPESVATTILMALDLPRDAEVNDLTVRPGR
- a CDS encoding trimeric intracellular cation channel family protein; translation: MSPYPLDLIGIFVFAISGALLAVRKNFDVFGIAVLAEVTALGGGLFRDLVIGAVPPAAFTDLGYFLTPLLAALLVFFLHPHVERIQTGVNVFDAAGLGLFCVAGTTKAYEYGLGLTASVALGLATAVGGGVLRDVLANEVPSLLRWDRDLYAVPAMVGAGMVVLCISQDALNPLTSAVAAITAFVLRLLAMRYHWRAPRAWNRRSAAVEEG
- a CDS encoding N-acetylmuramoyl-L-alanine amidase — translated: MGTRRASKNGSGDSGAGASGGKDAGRRVGRRALLIGTAAAAVGTAVVAKDELKRAWWRVPGVTKPRKEGEVDYTGAKWVSASDANWRMADRPDDFGIDMVIIHVTQGSFDSAVKVFQDPEHGAAAHYIVRKDGHVTQMIRELDVAYHAGNRDYNERSVGIEHEGFVERPEDFTAEMYEASARLTARICARYDIPLDREHILGHVEVPGTDHTDPGEDWDWDRYMKLVRAAAAARTSTPA
- a CDS encoding thioesterase family protein, translating into MAQASQAIIGDSEFDRDTTATRREEGVYDIDLSAGWTITGAVNGGYLLAVLGRALADALPHDDPFTISAHYLTASRPGPAVVRTAVVRTGRTLSTGQASLFQYDDEGREVERIRVLASYGDLDTLPDDVRTTAKSPAIPPIEQCFGSEDAPGPVPGGSALVDRLLLKLDPATLGWALGAPSGKGEMRAWFGLADGRDADPFSLLLAVDALPPTAFELGMTGWVPTVELTVHVRCRPAPGPLRVAIVTRNLAGGFLEEDAEVWDSADRLVAQSRQLARVRLSD
- a CDS encoding multicopper oxidase family protein — its product is MTNNTEPTSGTGRHPKSEHRKGRGLHRRKFLGGMAGAGLAAVAVAGTAFSLLTDAKGNKAGAATNTASLNVPDLLEGTTSDGTTTFTLTAQTGTHEILSGVSSDTAGYNGSYLGPTMKWTTGSTVLLNITNDLDADTSVHFHGAHIPPDMDGGPQNAFAAGETWSPTFEILDEAKTLWYHPHALGTTAEQVVHGLAGLIIVEDETDASAALPSEYGVDDIPIVLQCLATDAAGDIKYDLNGYLRNTLSFPVLCNGTNVDDTTLTFTAAKTRTRFRVLNASPSDIITVQRGDGGTLTQVATEQGYLTEATEVKTIRLVAGGRAEFVMDLSDAVTLQAVITTGWVRGGSGTYDFLTVTPDASDSPDDLPSSLNTIERYDTSSFTAREITLDQDGLEMAINGAVGTTMDSMATIMTTLGSKEIWTITNSTMLEHSFHLHDVPFQLIEINGEEPTGVDLGWFDTYEVVGGGSIKIAMEFTDFADDTYMYMLHCHLLQHEDEGMMAALMVMES